Proteins encoded in a region of the Podospora pseudopauciseta strain CBS 411.78 chromosome 6, whole genome shotgun sequence genome:
- a CDS encoding hypothetical protein (EggNog:ENOG503Q375; COG:O) yields MDHDAYLDQLLGQQPALPPAQHLPDHFPFAALEDDEFANLDLELLFGRHFGRNNPPENDNNAVREMPPVRRSQGNVDPELSTEACMEAALNFFPDICPDYLRKTVESQKWTAQGIVGHILDQQESGKKYPKRVKSLKRKWEDTGEDGEEVLSKKMEAEPRFQGKTTEYMKKYKGAGRSLLVAEFPDFKVKNIEQQFKLHDHRIYPAYLALWTELAQETSAWRKKSTTRPKMTLGDTVKMFSESADEGEKGAVEDFVVARQVCDIRAAKARAKKAEEDAEAANYAQAEADGTILECGCCFGDFPQNRMVHCNAETIHFFCRECAKRMAETQVGISKYQLDCMSTDGCGGTFSKSQKDLFLDGKLTVALDRIEQEAVLRLAGIESLETCPFCPYAAEYPPVEVDKEFRCISEECGRVSCRLCRLETHTPKTCQEVARESGHSARREIEEAMSAAMIRTCNKCKTPFIKENGCNKMTCTRKGCGNIQCYVCSKSCDYSHFDEPARGGKPGNCRLFDETEERHAREVREAEEAARKKVAEANPEVDSSLLEIKFSDKVKQDEAKRAAAQIPQRGGVFGPRNLPVYVPPRMPAIAVPPNQPNAPVPAAPMALRPDQANELQRRMQGLIGLDLEIGIEPLPVEAHRNVQMAVILPPDPNREARMQQQQALLRAQIQAQQIQMEQARNNFRIQREQAAAQLNHARNVQQEAIQNMQRQEFQLQQHIADHMHRFPQGVAFPAVPRPAPGPVLMNPEHLFAPAGAAGRLFNIGNHAYHEPNAHHPAAAVGNPQQAVAAPNLPPHRVANAANNNNVNDGGPAQQHGDGPRPLANDVINLTASPPAPRVNGNGYRAELYSPRWGHGPPPVR; encoded by the exons ATGGACCACGACGCATACCTCGACCAGCTTCTCGGACAGCAGCCAGCTCTACCACCAGCCCAGCATCTACCCGACCACTTCCCATTCGCCGCTTTAGAGGACGACGAGTTTGCAaacctcgacctcgagcTGTTGTTTGGACGTCATTTTGGCCGTAACAATCC gCCAGAAAACGACAACAACGCCGTCCGGGAAATGCCCCCAGTGCGTAGGTCCCAGGGCAACGTGGATCCAGAGTTGAGCACAGAAGCGTGCATGGAAGCCGCACTCAATTTCTTCCCCGACATATGTCCCGACTATCTGCGCAAGACCGTCGAAAGTCAAAAGTGGACAGCCCAGGGCATCGTCGGCCACATTCTTGATCAGCAAGAAAGCGGCAAGAAATATCCCAAGCGTGTCAAGTCCCTAAAGCGCAAGTGGGAGGATACCGGTGAGGACGGCGAAGAAGTGCTCAGCAAGAAAATGGAGGCCGAGCCAAGATTTCAAGGCAAGACGACGGAGTACATGAAAAAGTACAAGGGAGCAGG CAGATCTCTCCTTGTGGCCGAGTTTCCCGACTTCAAGGTCAAGAATATAGAGCAACAGTTCAAACTGCACGACCATCGCATTTACCCAGCATATCTTGCTCTATGGACCGAGCTTGCTCAAGAAACCTCGGCTTGGCGGAAAAAGTCGACAACCAGGCCCAAAATGACGCTCGGCGACACGGTCAAGATGTTCTCTGAGAGCGCCGACgagggagagaaaggggCTGTGGAAGACTTCGTGGTTGCCCGTCAAGTTTGCGACATCAGAGCTGCCAAGGCAagggcgaagaaggcggaAGAAGACGCCGAGGCGGCCAATTATGCGCAAGCAGAAGCTGACGGTACCATTTTGGAGTGTGGATGTTGCTTTGGGGATTTCCCACAGAATCGAATGGTGCACTGCAACGCGGAGACCATCCATTTCTTCTGCCGCGAATGTGCGAAGCGCATGGCGGAGACGCAGGTTGGCATCTCCAAGTATCAGCTAGACTGCATGTCAACAGACGGCTGCGGGGGCACCTTCAGCAAGAGCCAGAAGGATTTGTTTCTCGACGGAAAGCTGACTGTGGCTCTTGATCGCATCGAGCAAGAGGCTGTCCTTCGCCTGGCTGGAATAGAATCACTCGAGACATGCCCCTTTTGCCCATATGCGGCCGAGTACCCGCCCGTCGAGGTGGATAAAGAGTTCAGATGCATCAGCGAGGAGTGCGGCCGTGTATCCTGCAGGCTTTGTCGGCTGGAGACGCACACGCCCAAGACTTGCCAAGAAGTTGCGCGGGAAAGTGGACATTCTGCTCGCCGTGAGATCGAGGAAGCAATGTCTGCCGCCATGATCCGGACCTGTAACAAAT GCAAAACACCCTTCATCAAAGAGAACGGCTGCAACAAGATGACATGCACGAGGAAGGGCTGTGGCAACATACAATGTTACGTCTGTTCCAAGTCGTGTGATTACAGCCATTTCGACGAGCCCGCCCGCGGTGGGAAGCCCGGGAATTGCCGTCTTTTTGACGAAACCGAAGAACGCCACGCACGAGAAGTTCGCGAGGCCGAAGAAGCAGCTCGCAAGAAGGTGGCGGAGGCGAACCCTGAAGTCGattcctccctcctcgagaTCAAATTCTCCGACAAAGTCAAGCAAGACGAGGCCAAACGCGCAGCTGCCCAGATCCCTCAAAGAGGCGGCGTCTTTGGGCCCCGGAACCTACCCGTATATGTTCCCCCACGAATGCCAGCAATTGCCGTTCCGCCGAACCAGCCCAATGCACCAGTTCCTGCCGCACCAATGGCTCTCCGCCCCGACCAGGCGAACGAGTTGCAAAGACGGATGCAGGGACTGATTGGGTTGGACCTGGAGATTGGGATAGAGCCTCTGCCTGTTGAGGCTCACCGAAATGTGCAGATGGCAGTAATACTCCCGCCGGATCCCAACCGGGAAGCCCGAATGCAACAACAGCAGGCGCTGCTGCGCGCACAAATACAAGCGCAGCAAATACAGATGGAGCAGGCCCGGAACAACTTCCGGATACAACGCGAGCAGGCGGCTGCCCAGCTCAACCATGCACGAAACGTCCAACAAGAAGCGATCCAAAATATGCAACGGCAAGAATTCCAACTACAACAGCATATAGCGGATCACATGCACCGCTTTCCACAAGGGGTTGCTTTTCCTGCCGTTCCAAGACCTGCTCCCGGGCCTGTCCTGATGAACCCCGAGCATTTATTTGCGCCGGCTGGAGCGGCTGGACGGCTGTTCAACATTGGGAATCATGCGTATCATGAACCAAACGCCCATCACCCAGCTGCCGCGGTTGGCAACCCTCAACAGGCTGTTGCAGCTCCAAACCTGCCCCCGCACAGAGTCGCCAACGCGGCGAACAACAATAATGTTAATGATGGTGGACCAGCTCAGCAGCATGGGGATGGGCCAAGACCTCTGGCGAACGACGTAATCAACCTGACCGCGTCCCCACCAGCCCCGCGGGTGAATGGGAATGGTTACCGAGCAGAATTGTATAGTCCCCGA
- a CDS encoding hypothetical protein (EggNog:ENOG503NVV0; COG:P), translating into MPNLDVSELNTVLAVLGAFILLYGIISVLIKSRWFLGEALPAVVIGIILGPIAAKFLDSSRWGSAAEGQTSDITLGMARVVIGVQLVIAGFQLPAKYNLHRWKEMALCLLPIMTIMWLCTTLCLLASVPNITLLAALVIGSCVTCTDPILSQAIAKGPFADKFVPRHLREIISSEAGANDGFGFPFLMLAVYLIRHADVPGAGVHSTGTVHERAAQLVTRAGDVGRLGGGVGVALKNWFVETWLYIVLMSVVIGAIVGYSSCLALKFALRRKWVDSESYLLYPTAIGLWLVGICGMLGTDDLLACFVAGNAMNWDGEYLAETLERHDEVNSCMDVLLNFGGFMYIGTIIPWSEFHQPETTGLTYGRLIGLGVLVLLFRRIPAIFMSYKFMPKVVKDWKEAMFMGYFGPIGIGAVFYVEHTRHLFPELGEGDAEETNLVRVMIPVVYWLVLFSIVVHGLSIPSLNVIYNYYGVQPIIEDAVELPRKSMRAPTPVNAAVGDRDTFIAYNRFSRPVFDNVDLPVANDKQMYASDSDENFQKTRVGKRYSRAMV; encoded by the exons ATGCCAAACCTCGATGTCAGCGAGCTCAACACTGTCTTGGCCGTGTTGGGTGCCTTCATCTTGCTCTACGGTATCATTTCAGTCCTCATCAAGAGCAGATGGTTTCTAGGAGAGGCTCTTCCCGCCGTCGTCATCGGCATCATCCTCGGTCCCATCGCCGCCAAATTCCTCGACAGCTCTCGGTGGGGATCCGCGGCTGAGGGGCAGACAAGCGACATCACGCTGGGTATGGCTCGGGTTGTCATCGGAGTGCAGCTCGTCATTGCCGGCTTCCAGCTGCCGGCCAAGTATAACCTGCACAGGTGGAAGGAAATGGCCCTTTGCCTTCTCCCTATCATGACCATCATGTGGTTGTGCACCACGCTCTGCCTGCTGGCTAGCGTGCCCAACATCACACTACTCGCCGCCCTGGTCATCGGTTCTTGCGTGACATGCACCGACCCGATCCTCTCACAGGCCATCGCTAAGGGGCCGTTTGCCGACAAGTTCGTTCCCCGTCATCTACGCGAGATTATTTCCTCCGAGGCTGGCGCCAACGACGGCTTCGGTTTCCCCTTTCTCATGCTTGCCGTCTATCTCATCCGCCATGCCGATGTCCCCGGTGCCGGGGTCCATAGCACCGGAACCGTTCACGAGCGAGCGGCTCAGCTGGTAACTCGTGCAGGAGACGTTGGGAGACTTGGCGGGGGCGTCGGTGTTGCCTTGAAGAACTGGTTTGTCGAGACGTGGCTGTACATTGTGCTTATGTCGGTTGTCATTGGAGCCATTGTCGGCTACAGTTCGTGCCTGGCTCTCAAGTTCGCCCTTCGCCG CAAGTGGGTCGACTCGGAGAGCTATCTGCTCTACCCAACGGCCATCGGG CTCTGGCTCGTCGGTATTTGCGGCATGCTCGGCACTGATGACCTTCTCGCCTGCTTCGTCGCCGGAAACGCCATGAACTGGGATGGCGAGTATCTTGCCGAAACTCTGGAGCGCCACGACGAAGTCAACTCTTGCATGGACGTGCTGCTCAATTTCGGCGGCTTCATGTACATTGGTACCATCATTCCCTGGTCCGAGTTCCACCAACCCGAGACGACCGGTCTTACCTACGGCCGTCTCATTGGCCTCGGCGTCCTAGTACTGCTCTTCCGGCGCATTCCCGCCATCTTCATGTCCTACAAGTTCATGCCCAAAGTGGTCAAGGACTGGAAGGAAGCCATGTTCATGGGCTACTTTGGTCCCATTGGCATTGGAGCCGTTTTCTACGTCGAGCACACCCGCCACCTGTTTCCCGAACTCGGCGAGGGCGACGCAGAGGAGACGAACCTGGTACGCGTTATGATCCCGGTCGTTTACTGGCTCGTGCTCTTCTCCATTGTGGTGCACGGTCTCTCGATTCCTTCTCTCAATGTGATCTACAATTACTACGGCGTCCAGCCCATCATCGAAGACGCCGTCGAGCTCCCTCGAAAATCGATGCGCGCGCCCACGCCGGTAAATGCTGCCGTTGGGGACCGCGATACGTTTATCGCGTACAATCGCTTCTCCCGTCCGGTCTTCGACAATGTTGATCTACCAGTGGCCAACGACAAGCAAATGTACGCATCAGATAGCGATGAGAACTTTCAGAAGACGAGGGTGGGGAAGCGGTATTCCCGAGCCATGGTCTAG
- a CDS encoding hypothetical protein (COG:S; EggNog:ENOG503P6MJ) translates to MGGQMYNLFGKQVASQYLAMGVLASLFGGVAVATSGGSAAKPTTPGATPPINASSSDEADFIKKFLEQEGSAEKKH, encoded by the exons ATGGGCGGCCAGATGTACAATCTTTTCGGCAAGCAGGTTGCTTCGCAATAC CTCGCCATGGGtgtcctcgcctccctcttcggCGGTGTCGCCGTCGCCACCTCCGGCGGCAGCGCTGCTaagcccaccacccccggtGCTACCCCTCCAATCAACGCCTCCAGCTCCGACGAGGCCGACTTCATCAA GAAGTTCCTCGAGCAGGAGGGCTCcgccgagaagaagcacTAA
- a CDS encoding hypothetical protein (EggNog:ENOG503NW5A; COG:L) has protein sequence MPPHIPLKRLRSPSPEPPPKKRQSSTTSKKKTIAPPRKPTLFDDLDAGSTPRSSTKTSLLEIEASDDDTSSLTSLSDADFEDVPLDGLGTKRRKLSQPSSTEDEDIEFEDVPTPTAPAPDVAIPSQDLDLTLVRDTRINLAAAMGKKGPSKLERKIRIAAHGVHVQLLLWHNALRNAWCSDEEVMAIMISHLPPRLWEEVDRWRRSSGLEVQGEEPPPKGKTAGKGKGEGKAIEKGREWGAAAKHLEKGAVDMSHGDPLFRLMKVLTSWWKQRFKITAPGLRKQGYMSLERLDRITKAFKQTNGDDQDRFGEKIDGLEGFRKRAQSCAGSRDVGAQLFTALLRGLGIEARLVASLQPLGFGWNKLEEADPEEEEHYLSESNPEKPPVPVTKLPPPKAKKTPAKLPPKTARSTRHSQKLPPEPSSDLESLSDSSNDLIIPPSPSPPPTSPTKTPKKVYDQDLEYPHYWLEALSPATHKYLPLDPLKPLLATNPDLLSHFEPRGSKADRARQVMAYIIAHSPDGTAKDVTIRYLKGQQLPGRTKGNRLPPEKIPVYDKNGKVKRYEEYDWFKRVMSSYIRGRDPSHPLTEADTLENETDLKPAERVDKVVKEGEETLQYYKQSKEFVLERHLKREEALLPTAKPVKMFVQNKNKKPGAQGEAVYSRRDIVQVKSAETWHKQGRAPKQGEAPLKKVPYRAATTNRRREIAEAELATGAKVLQGLYSHAQTDWIIPPPIQDGKIPKNEYGNIDLFVPTMCPEGAVHVPLRGAGRVARRLGIDYAEAVVDFEFGHRMAVPVIQGVVVAEEFYEKMVEELERDEAERRRKEDEKRRKRALGMWRRMLMGLRIVERLEGQYGNVKEGEQEGGAGQIGGDVHMAGEGAGGFEAEEDQMAGGFLPEGHEADDLGGGGFFAEGQEEDEQHGRTTSGYFPTVHSDDDDDDGEDVLEIDHGDVSGVLSEAVSPKPASLSPSPTPEIEETKAPPRRSARRKAPVKPKAAAAGGKRGRRRRNVASTSSEEEEIEEGYEVFDSGED, from the coding sequence ATGCCACCACACATCCCCCTCAAACGACTCCGCTCTCCCTCCCCtgaaccaccacccaaaaagCGGCAGTCTTCAACAACTTCAAAGAAGAAAACCATCGCCCCCCCCCGTAAACCAACCCTCTTCGACGACCTCGACGCCGGCTCCACCCCCCGTTCTTCAACCAagacctccctcctcgaaatTGAAGCTAGCGATGACGACACCAGCTCCTTGACGTCCCTCTCCGACGCCGATTTCGAGGACGTCCCGCTGGATGGTCTTGGCACAAAACGTCGAAAACTCTCCCAACCCTCCTCTACAGAAGATGAAGATATCGAATTCGAAGATGTCCCCACGCCTACTGCGCCAGCTCCCGATGTTGCTATCCCCAGTCAGGATCTCGATCTGACGTTGGTACGGGATACCAGAATCAATCTCGCTGCAGcgatggggaagaaggggccCTCGAAGCTTGAAAGAAAGATCAGGATAGCTGCACATGGTGTCCATGTCCAGTTGTTACTATGGCACAATGCGCTGAGGAATGCGTGGTGTAGTGAcgaggaggtgatggcgaTCATGATATCGCATTTACCGCCTAGgctgtgggaggaggtggataggtggaggaggagcagtgGGTTGGAGGttcagggggaggagccgCCACCAAAGGGGAAGACagctgggaaggggaaaggcgAGGGGAAAGCGAtagagaaggggagggaatGGGGAGCGGCAGCTAAGCATCTTGAAAAAGGAGCTGTTGATATGTCGCATGGAGATCCATTATTCAGACTGATGAAGGTCCTCACATCATGGTGGAAACAACGGTTCAAGATCACGGCACCAGGGCTGCGCAAGCAGGGGTACATGTCCCTAGAACGACTCGACAGAATCACCAAGGCATTCAAGCAAACGAACGGTGACGATCAAGACCGCTTCGGGGAGAAGATTGATGGTTTGGAAGGCTTCAGAAAGCGCGCACAGTCGTGTGCAGGCAGCCGCGATGTTGGTGCCCAGTTATTCACCGCTCTACTACGAGGATTGGGAATCGAAGCTAGATTGGTGGCCAGTCTACAACCCTTGGGATTCGGGTGGAACAAACTCGAGGAAGCCGACcctgaagaggaagagcatTACCTATCGGAAAGCAATCCTGAAAAACCTCCCGTGCCAGTCACCAaactaccaccacccaaagCAAAGAAAACACCTGCCAAACTACCCCCCAAAACAGCCCGATCAACCCGGCATTCCCAAAAACTACCCCCCGAACCCTCCTCCGATCTCGAATCCCTCTCCGACTCCTCCAACGACCTGATAattcccccttccccttccccacctccaacctccccaaccaagaCCCCCAAAAAGGTGTACGATCAAGACTTAGAATACCCCCACTACTGGCTCGAAGCTCTCTCCCCCGCCACCCACAAATACCTCCCCCTCgaccccctcaaacccctcctagccaccaaccccgacctTCTGTCTCACTTTGAACCCCGCGGCTCCAAAGCCGACCGCGCCCGCCAGGTAATGGCATACATCATCGCCCACTCCCCCGACGGCACAGCCAAAGACGTAACCATCCGCTACCTCAAAGGGCAACAACTCCCAGGACGAACCAAAGGCAACCGGCTACCCCCCGAAAAAATTCCCGTGTACGACAAGAACGGGAAAGTGAAACGATACGAGGAGTATGACTGGTTCaagagggtgatgagctCCTACATTCGCGGCCGtgacccctcccacccattGACAGAAGCAGACACCCTCGAAAACGAGACCGATCTCAAACCCGCCGAGCGGGTGGACAAGGTGGtcaaagaaggagaggagacACTGCAGTACTACAAGCAATCCAAAGAGTTTGTGTTGGAACGCCACCTCAAGAGAGAAGAAGCGCTCCTACCGACCGCGAAACCGGTCAAGATGTTTGTTcaaaacaagaacaagaaaccGGGTGCACAAGGCGAGGCGGTCTACAGCCGTAGAGACATCGTCCAAGTCAAGAGCGCAGAAACATGGCATAAACAGGGACGTGCCCCTAAACAAGGGGAGGCCCCCCTGAAAAAGGTGCCCTATCGAGCAGCGACTACAAATCGGAGAAGGGAGATTGCAGAGGCGGAGTTGGCTACGGGAGCAAAGGTTTTGCAGGGGTTGTATAGTCACGCGCAGACAGACTGGATCATACCGCCGCCAATTCAAGATGGAAAGATACCAAAGAATGAGTATGGGAATATTGATTTGTTTGTCCCAACCATGTGCCCCGAGGGTGCGGTTCATGTTCCTTTAcggggggcggggagggttGCAAGGAGATTGGGGATAGATTAtgcggaggcggtggtggattttGAGTTTGGACATCGGATGGCTGTGCCGGTTATTCAGGGGGTTGTTGTAGCGGAGGAGTTTTATGAGAaaatggtggaggagctggagagggatgaggcggagaggaggaggaaggaggatgagaagaggaggaagagggcgctggggatgtggaggaggatgttgatggggttgaggatTGTGGAACGGTTGGAGGGGCAGTATGGGAATgtcaaggagggggagcaggaAGGGGGTGCGGGACAAATCGGTGGTGACGTGCATAtggcgggagagggggcgggagggtttgaggcggaggaggatcaGATGGCGGGGGGGTTCCTGCCGGAGGGACATGAGGCGGACGACTTGGGCGGCGGGGGCTTTTTTGCCGAGGgccaggaggaggacgagcaACATGGGCGCACAACTTCAGGGTACTTCCCTACCGTCCACtccgatgacgacgacgatgacggggAGGATGTGCTCGAAATTGATCATGGTGATGTGAGCGGTGTGTTGAGCGAGGCGGTGAGTCCGAAGCCAGCGTCACTGTCGCCATCGCCTACGCCAGAAATCGAAGAAACCAAGGcgccaccgaggaggagcgcaAGGCGGAAGGCGCCGGTCAAGCCCAAAGCCGCGGCGGCTGGTGGAaagcgaggaaggaggaggcgaaacGTTGCGTCAACGAgctccgaggaggaggaaatcgAGGAGGGATACGAGGTTTTTGATTCTGGGGAGGATTAG
- a CDS encoding hypothetical protein (COG:S; EggNog:ENOG503NZEC), with translation MSSPNNPNETTYISMSPAALAARGTDASLVGAHCQYPPCNQLDFLPFKCQSCSQTYCSDHRTEDGHDCSQKGAWATRRRLAEQSKASLGGHKPVRDRDVLYAKPCAEGTCKTTIGTSLVPGVHCNACRRDYCLKHRLEEDHDCKSKPPIGARASALAAQQAAITTKATSALERLKLWGASKKEQYKDSRAAKAAGPSGLNAKGQTKLVAVNTLKKTAKGDAKIPPEKRVYLYVEAENETAKAKIPKGEFFFSQDWVVGRMLDSAAASLQVQNINNRSDKEEDKLRVFHVEGGRILDFGEKLGTALVSGNTVVLLRGVGAPEDLIKV, from the coding sequence ATgtcctccccaaacaacccaaacgAAACAACCTACATCTCCATGtcccccgccgccctcgCAGCCCGCGGCACCGACGCCTCCCTCGTCGGCGCCCACTGCCAATACCCCCCCTGCAACCAACTCgacttcctccccttcaaatGCCAATCCTGCTCCCAAACCTACTGCTCCGACCACCGCACCGAAGACGGCCACGACTGTTCCCAAAAAGGCGCCTGGGCCACCAGGCGACGCCTAGCCGAACAATCCAAAGCCTCCCTCGGCGGCCACAAACCCGTTCGCGACCGCGATGTCCTATACGCGAAACCCTGCGCAGAAGGGACATGCAAAACAACCATCGGGACAAGTCTCGTTCCCGGTGTTCACTGCAACGCCTGCCGAAGGGACTACTGCCTTAAACACCGCCTAGAAGAAGACCACGACTGCAAatccaaaccccccatcGGTGCGAGAGCGAGTGCCCTAGCAGCTCAACAAGCGGCGATAACAACCAAGGCGACGTCTGCGTTGGAACGATTGAAGTTGTGGGGCGCTTCCAAAAAAGAACAATACAAAGACTCCCGCGCCGCAAAGGCAGCCGGACCATCTGGGCTCAACGCAAAGGGACAGACGAAACTCGTAGCGGTAAACACCCTCAAGAAGACCGCAAAGGGGGACGCAAAGATCCCGCCAGAGAAGAGGGTCTATCTCTATGTCGAGGCGGAGAACGAGActgccaaggccaagattCCAAAGGGGGAGTTCTTCTTCAGTCAGGACTGGGTCGTGGGGCGGATGCTCgactcggcggcggcgagtcTGCAGGTGCAGAATATCAATAACAGGTCCgataaggaggaggataagcTGAGGGTGTTCCatgtggaaggggggaggatacTGGATTTTGGGGAGAAGTTGGGGACCGCGTTGGTCAGTGGGAATACGGTTGTTTTGTTGAGAGGGGTGGGGGCGCCCGAGGATTTGATAAAGGTCTGA
- a CDS encoding hypothetical protein (COG:S; EggNog:ENOG503NYI4), which translates to MVWPFSSSSTPSKPDQQTVHNATAETVKKVANTTKDLDPSTKLPEPKKLPAELQKIVDKADKDENFFDELYEGYVPPSTDSNVRYAAYASRFRTILLSAHRYVAYTSDIGESFRPVAHPNWVRAAYGISWAYILGDVSYEGYKAYWHNQRILNPAIELSSHQKKLLGVEATHDSTSPAKLTPGVVPPLEDYRTVMLQRGIFQSLASMGLPAFTIHSVVRYSGRAMKDVKNKTVRTWGPIGLGLAVVPFLPRIFDKPVENAVEWVFHKGFEAYGGEKMVGDAPLIGRERQLSEKPLSSGKEKRE; encoded by the exons ATGGTTTGGCCCTTcagctcctcatccaccccctccaaacctgACCAACAAACCGTCCACAATGCTACCGCTGAAACCGTAAAGAAAGTCGCCAACACAACCAAAGACCTTGACCCTAGCACTAAGCTCCCCGAGCCGAAGAAACTCCCCGCTGAGCTCCAAAAAATCGTCGACAAGGCCGACAAAGATGAAAACTTCTTTGACGAGCTTTACGAGGGATA TGTCCCCCCATCAACCGACTCCAACGTCCGCTACGCAGCCTACGCCTCCCGCTTCcgcaccatcctcctctccgcccacCGCTACGTAGCCTACACCTCCGACATAGGCGAGTCCTTCCGCCCCGTCGCCCATCCCAACTGGGTCCGCGCAGCATACGGCATCTCCTGGGCATATATCCTTGGAGACGTCTCCTACGAGGGCTACAAAGCCTACTGGCACAACCAACGCAtcctcaaccccgccatcgaGCTGTCCTCTCACCAGAAGAAATTACTTGGTGTCGAGGCGACGCATGATAGCACCTCGCCAGCGAAGCTCACGCCAGGTGTTGTCCCGCCGTTGGAGGACTACAGAACTGTCATGCTGCAACGGGGTATCTTCCAGAGCTTGGCGAGTATGGGGTTGCCGGCGTTTACGATCCACTCCGTGGTGAGGTATTCTGGCCGGGCGATGAAGGATGTCAAGAATAAGACTGTCAGGACGTGGGGTCCgattgggttgggtttggctGTGGTGCCGTTCTTGCCGAGGATCTTTGATAAGCCGGTTGAGAATGCGGTTGAGTGGGTGTTCCACAAGGGGTTTGAGGCTTatgggggggagaagatggtgggggaTGCGCCGTTgattgggagggagaggcagTTGAGTGAGAAGCCGCTGTCGAgtgggaaggagaagagggagtaa
- a CDS encoding hypothetical protein (EggNog:ENOG503P2Q8), producing MIRYHLLYKPPGVPLGLLGAGSASKELRGIWRMDYGTPTKLVVFVIFLLVCLVANLAGPSSAVLMIPQSHTWTVVPPEIYTETRATS from the exons ATGATACGCTACCATTTGCTCTACAAACCGCCGGGTGTTCCACTTGGGCTCCTCGGGGCTGGCTCTGC GTCCAAGGAGTTGCGTGGGATCTGGAGAATGGACTACGGCACGCCAACCAAGCTAGTCGTCTTCGTCATATTCTTGCTCGTCTGTTTAGTAGCCAACCTGGCTGGCCCTTCCAGTGCCGTCCTCATGATCCCGCAGAGCCACACATGGACAGTCGTACCACCCGAAATATATACGGAAACACGCGCAACATCATGA